Proteins encoded within one genomic window of Triticum aestivum cultivar Chinese Spring chromosome 2D, IWGSC CS RefSeq v2.1, whole genome shotgun sequence:
- the LOC123051587 gene encoding uncharacterized protein produces the protein MAEEKGTLQAMRGWVVDHKLRAVGTLWLTGIAGSIAYNWSRPGMKTSVKLIHARLHAQALTLAALGCSALVEYYDHQSGSGSKVHDYAKQFLPSDRNAKKDSV, from the exons atggcggaggagaaggggacgCTGCAGGCGATGAGGGGCTGGGTCGTGGACCACAAGCTGCGGGCCGTAG GGACGCTGTGGCTCACGGGGATCGCGGGATCCATCGCCTACAACTGGTCCAGGCCCGGCATGAAGACCAGCGTCAAGCTCATCCACGCCAG GCTTCATGCTCAGGCCCTCACCCTGGCTGCCTTGGGTTGTTCTGCGCTGGTGGAGTACTATGATCACCAGTCAGGCTCAGGGTCAAAAGTTCACGACTATGCGAAGCAGTTCCTTCCGTCGGACAGAAACGCCAAAAAGGACTCTGTGTAG